The Ziziphus jujuba cultivar Dongzao chromosome 7, ASM3175591v1 genome includes a region encoding these proteins:
- the LOC125420591 gene encoding patatin-like protein 3, translating into MDKKVSTKIKDPVHGSRVTILSVDGGGVRGIIPAVILSYLEAKLQEIDGPNARLADYFDVIAGTSTGGLVSAMLAAPDDQHYPPRPLFDAKSIVDFYMDKCPSIFPPRGLFPLQNPFQPKYDGKTLHELIKHYLKGTKLHETLTNLVIPTFDIKKLQPTIFSSYQVKDNQSLDAKLSDICIATSAAPTYLPSYKFKNTGKEFNLVDGGVAANNPTFVAITEVVKEISKRNPALSNFEATDYSPFLVLSLGTGSCSSDGYYDAGEASKWGSWQWIIHGGQGCPLIDCFSQASVDMVDYHISVLFDSHDSGYNYLRIDYDKLTKEEGQMDLATQENLKNLKDVGDKLLTLPVSRKNLDTGKLEPFGDQTNKQALDSFAKALSREKKARNDSFLKK; encoded by the exons AATTAAGGATCCAGTACACGGATCTCGCGTAACAATTCTGAGTGTAGATGGAGGAGGAGTTAGAGGAATCATCCCTGCAGTTATCTTATCTTACCTTGAAGCTAAACTTCAG GAAATAGATGGTCCGAATGCAAGGCTTGCAGATTACTTTGACGTAATTGCAGGGACGAGCACTGGTGGTCTTGTTTCGGCCATGTTAGCAGCCCCGGACGATCAGCACTACCCTCCTAGGCCTTTATTTGACGCCAAAAGTATTGTAGACTTTTATATGGACAAGTGCCCAAGCATTTTCCCTCCACG aggacTTTTTCCACTACAAAATCCATTTCAACCAAAGTATGATGGAAAAACACTTCACGAGCTAATAAAGCATTATTTGAAGGGGACGAAGTTGCATGAAACCTTGACAAACCTCGTTATTCCTACTTTCGATATCAAGAAACTCCAGCCCACCATCTTTTCCTCTTATCAG GTGAAGGATAATCAAAGCTTGGATGCTAAACTTTCAGATATTTGTATTGCAACCTCTGCGGCCCCAACTTACCTTCCTtcctataaatttaaaaacactggaaaagaattcaatctcgtTGATGGTGGTGTGGCTGCTAATAATCCG ACTTTTGTTGCCATCACTGAAGTAGTGAAAGAAATTAGCAAGCGAAATCCGGCATTGTCAAACTTTGAGGCCACGGACTACAGTCCTTTTCTGGTGCTTTCACTTGGCACGGGTTCATGCAGCAGCGATGGATACTATGATGCTGGGGAGGCTTCCAAATGGGGAAGTTGGCAATGGATAATTCACGGCGGACAAGGTTGTCCTCTTATAGATTGCTTCTCTCAAGCAAGTGTGGATATGGTTGACTATCACATCTCTGTGCTTTTTGATTCCCATGATTCTGGATATAACTATCTCCGGATTGAT taCGACAAACTGACGAAGGAAGAAGGTCAAATGGATTTGGCTACTCAAGAAAACTTGAAAAATCTGAAGGATGTGGGCGACAAGTTGCTGACTCTACCTGTTTCACGCAAGAATTTGGATACTGGTAAACTCGAACCATTTGGAGATCAGACCAACAAGCAAGCCCTGGACAG CTTTGCAAAAGCCCTTTCCCGTGAAAAGAAGGCCAGAAACGATAGCTTTCTGAAGAAATAA